The genomic stretch CGCCGCCATTCTTCACGGGTGATTTCCCAGATTTCCCGTGGGAAACGTCCGCCGACGAAGTTGTCCTCATCGGAGCGGATCAAGCGCATGCCGGTGCGCTCCGAGAGCTTTCGCGAACCAAGGTTCGGTGCGGCTTTCGGCGCGCGCAACAGCGATTGATCGAGGGTTTCGAACCAGTAGCGGGTCACGGCTTCGCTGGCTTCGGTCATCAAGCCCTGGCCCTGCCAGGCCGGGGCAAGCCAGAAGCCACGGTTGTCGTCCGGCCCGATCATCAGGCTGATGTTGCCGATCAATTGCGCCGGTGCCGACTTGAGGCGGATCGTCCAGTGCCACTCTTTGCCCGCCGCAATCGCCGGCAGCGCAATGTCACGCAGGTAGGTGAGGGCGCCGTCGTCCGGATACGGCCAGGGCACGAAGGCGTTCAGATAACGCACCACTTCCCAGTGGGGAAATTGCTGCTGGATGGCCTCGGCGTCCGCCAGTTCAAGCGGACGCAAGATCAGCCGTTCGGTGTACAGCGTGGGGGTGTCTTCCATAAACCTGCGGCTTCCCTGTTTCTGTCAGTGAGCCGTGCAGGCTACCGCATCTTTACCAGGTTGCGGCACTGGCCTTGGGCAGACTGAGCTTGCCGCTGTCGACAAAACGCATGGTGCCAAACACACCGCCGGCCAGTTTGCCGCGCAATACATAAGGCAGGTTGTCGAGGGTTTGGGTCTGGCTCAGGCCAAGAGTCTGGCGCAGCACCGAGAACGCCGAAATGCTCACCGGGACGCTGACGATGGCTTCGGAGAACCGTGGAATGGAACCGCTTTGATCGCTGACACCGGAAGCGAACGAATGACCGTTCACGTCAAGGTCCAGCGCAATGCCGTTGTAGTCGATGGCGGTTTCGTTGGGGTTCTGCACCCGCAGCTTGATGGCGAAGCGCACTTCCAGATCCTGGCTCGGCAGCGGTTCGACGCCGACCACGTTGATGTTCACTGGGTCGCGGTTGGGAAACAGCGCACAGGCGCTGAGGGAGAGCAGAAGCAGGGACAGGATGACGGCTTGGATGCGGCGCATTGATGCTCTCTCATTGAAAAAGGGCTGAGCCGTTGCCGGTATCAGCCCTTTTTTCATCGAGCGGACAGGATCAACGGTTCAACTGTGCGACAGCGGCCTTTGATGCGGGTTCACCTTTGGCCGGTACGTCCGGGTTTTCCATGACCTGAAGGATAGAGGCTTCCGGGTCGAAGTCATCTTCTTCCAGTTCGATGAATTCTTCCGGCAGGAAGATATTCAGCACAATCGCACACAGCGCGCCAACGGTGATCGGCGACTCGAAAATATTGCGCAGCGCCTGCGGCAGTTCGCGCAGCACTTCCGGCACGGCGGCGATGCCCAGGCCCATGCCGAGGGAAATGGCCACGATCAGCATGTTGCGACGATGCAGGCCGGCTTCGGCGAGGATCTTGATCCCGGCCACCGCCACGGTGCCGAACATCACCAGCTCTGCGCCGCCGAGCACCGGTTTCGGCATCAGTTGCAGCACGGCGCCAATCATCGGGAACAGGCCCAGCAACACCAGCAGACCGGCAATGAAGAACGCGACGTAACGGCTGGCCACTCCGGTGAGCTGAATCACCCCGTTGTTCTGGGCGAAGGTCACCATCGGCATGCTGTTGAACACCGCCGCCATGGCCGAGTTGAGGCCGTCGGCCAGCAGGCCGGACTTGATTCGGCGGATGTACAGCGGGCCTTTGACTGGCTGCCGGGAAATCATCGAGTTGGCGGTCAGGTCACCGGCAGCTTCGAGCGGCGACACCAGGAAAATCACCGCCACCGGCACAAACGCCACCCAGTCGAAGTTGAAGCCGTACTTGAACGGCACCGGCACGCTCACCACTGGCACTTCCGGCAGATTGGCGAAATCCACGGTG from Pseudomonas allokribbensis encodes the following:
- a CDS encoding GNAT family N-acetyltransferase, which gives rise to MEDTPTLYTERLILRPLELADAEAIQQQFPHWEVVRYLNAFVPWPYPDDGALTYLRDIALPAIAAGKEWHWTIRLKSAPAQLIGNISLMIGPDDNRGFWLAPAWQGQGLMTEASEAVTRYWFETLDQSLLRAPKAAPNLGSRKLSERTGMRLIRSDEDNFVGGRFPREIWEITREEWRRRQSVKP
- a CDS encoding LEA type 2 family protein, translating into MRRIQAVILSLLLLSLSACALFPNRDPVNINVVGVEPLPSQDLEVRFAIKLRVQNPNETAIDYNGIALDLDVNGHSFASGVSDQSGSIPRFSEAIVSVPVSISAFSVLRQTLGLSQTQTLDNLPYVLRGKLAGGVFGTMRFVDSGKLSLPKASAATW
- a CDS encoding nucleobase:cation symporter-2 family protein; this translates as MTVSEKAPRNNDLIYGLNDRPHFTATVFAALQHVLASFVGIITPTLIMGGALGLQSEIPYLISMALFVSGLGTFVQAKRFGPVGSGLLCLQGTSFSFISVILSAGFMVKARGGGTDEILSTIFGVCFFAAFIEVVLSQFIGKLRMLITPVVTGTIITLMGLSLIKVAMTDIAGGFGAADLGAASHVFLAALVLGTIVVLNRVDVPFLRLGAIVIGLTLGYVVAWLMGTVDFANLPEVPVVSVPVPFKYGFNFDWVAFVPVAVIFLVSPLEAAGDLTANSMISRQPVKGPLYIRRIKSGLLADGLNSAMAAVFNSMPMVTFAQNNGVIQLTGVASRYVAFFIAGLLVLLGLFPMIGAVLQLMPKPVLGGAELVMFGTVAVAGIKILAEAGLHRRNMLIVAISLGMGLGIAAVPEVLRELPQALRNIFESPITVGALCAIVLNIFLPEEFIELEEDDFDPEASILQVMENPDVPAKGEPASKAAVAQLNR